GAGTTCTGGTCGGATGTGAAAGTGCCTGGAACCGCTGATTCTTTCAATCAGGAACTGGAAAAAGCAGGTCGAGTAGCCGACTTGATCGAGCTCGGAATACTCATGGCCAAGGACGCATTGGTGCGCGAAGAATCCTGTGGAGGTCACTTCAGGGAAGAATCAGTTGAGACAAGTGGGGAGCAAGAAGGCGAGGCCAAACGCGATGATGAGAATTTCAAATTCGTCTCAGCTTGGGAATGGACTGGTGATTCTAGAGAAGCCCAACTTCATAAGGAGGATCTGGTCTTTGAGAATGTCGAATTGAAACAACGCTCTTACAAGTAAGGATATGGAGAAAAGAAACATGAATCTCACCCTGAAGGTCTGGAGGCAGAAGAATGCGCGCTCCACCGGAAAGATGGAGACCTATGAAGTCAAAGGAATCTCTCCCGATTCTTCCTTTCTGGAGATGATGGACGAGTTGAATAACGACCTCATTGAGAAAGGAGAGGATCCTGTAGCTTTCGATCATGACTGTCGAGAAGGTATTTGCGGGTCCTGCTCCATGCATATCAATGGAGAAGCTCACGGGCCGGATAGGTTGGTGACCACCTGTCAACTCCACATGCGGAAATTCAACGATGGGGATACCATCTATATCGAACCTTGGCGTGCTAAACCTTTCCCTGTCATCAAAGACCTGGTAGTCGACCGTACAGCCTTCGATCGCATCATACAATCCGGAGGATTCGTTTCTGTGAACACCTCAGGAAACACCACCGATGCAAATGCGATACCGATAGAAAAGGAAAATGCTGACAAGGCCTTCGATGCAGCTACCTGTATCGGC
Above is a window of Flavobacteriales bacterium DNA encoding:
- a CDS encoding succinate dehydrogenase/fumarate reductase iron-sulfur subunit — encoded protein: MNLTLKVWRQKNARSTGKMETYEVKGISPDSSFLEMMDELNNDLIEKGEDPVAFDHDCREGICGSCSMHINGEAHGPDRLVTTCQLHMRKFNDGDTIYIEPWRAKPFPVIKDLVVDRTAFDRIIQSGGFVSVNTSGNTTDANAIPIEKENADKAFDAATCIGCGACVAACKNASAMLFVSAKVSQLALLPQGQVEREERVLNMVDQMDDEGFGNCSNTGACEVQCPKGISLDNIARMNREYAAAMAAKGEK